The Caloenas nicobarica isolate bCalNic1 chromosome Z, bCalNic1.hap1, whole genome shotgun sequence genome has a segment encoding these proteins:
- the ENC1 gene encoding ectoderm-neural cortex protein 1, which produces MSVSMHENRKSRASTGSINIYLFHKSSYADSVLTHLNLLRQQRLFTDVLLHAGNRSFPCHRAVLAACSRYFEAMFSGGLKESQDSEVNFHNSIHPEVLELLLDYAYSSRVIINEENAESLLEAGDMLEFQDIRDACAEFLEKNLHPTNCLGMLLLSDAHQCTKLYELSWRMCLSNFQSISKGEDFLQLPKDMVVQLLSSEELETEDERLVYESAINWVNYDLSKRHRYLPELLQTVRLALLPAIYLMENVAMEELITKQRKSKEIVEESIRCKLKILQNDGVVTSLCARPRKTGHSLFLLGGQTFMCDKLYLVDQKAKEIIPKADIPSPRKEFSACAIGCKVYITGGRGSENGVSKDVWVYDTLHEEWSKAAPMLVARFGHGSAELKHCLYVVGGHTAATGCLPASPSVSLKQVEQYDPVTNKWTMVAPLREGVSNAAVVSAKLKLFAFGGTSVSHDKLPKVQCYDQCENRWTVPATCPQPWRYTAAAVLGNQIFIMGGDTEFSACSAYKFNSETYQWTKVGDVTAKRMSCHAVASGNKLYVVGGYFGIQRCKTLDCYDPTLDVWNSITTVPYSLIPTAFVSTWKHLPS; this is translated from the coding sequence atgtcagtcAGCATGCATGAAAATCGCAAATCTAGAGCCAGTACTGGCTCCATAAACATATACTTGTTCCACAAGTCATCCTATGCTGATAGTGTCCTTACTCACCTGAACCTTCTGCGTCAGCAGCGGCTTTTTACAGACGTACTTCTCCATGCTGGGAACAGGTCATTCCCCTGCCACAGAGCTGTTCTAGCTGCTTGTAGCCGCTATTTCGAAGCAATGTTCAGTGGAGGATTGAAAGAAAGCCAGGACAGTGAAGTCAACTTTCATAATTCTATTCACCCGGAAGTCCTGGAGCTTCTTCTGGACTATGCATATTCCTCCAGGGTCATCATCAACGAGGAGAATGCGGAGTCgctgctggaggctggtgaCATGCTGGAGTTTCAGGACATTCGGGATGCTTGTGCAGAATTTCTGGAGAAAAACCTTCATCCGACCAACTGTCTTGGCATGCTGCTACTGTCAGATGCTCACCAGTGCACCAAGCTGTACGAACTCTCTTGGAGGATGTGCCTTAGCAACTTCCAGAGTATCAGTAAAGGTGAAGACTTCCTCCAGCTGCCAAAAGACATGGTAGTGCAGCTTCTTTCCAGTGAAGAATTAGAAACCGAAGATGAAAGGCTGGTATATGAATCAGCCATCAACTGGGTCAACTATGACCTGAGTAAGCGTCACCGTTATCTGCCCGAGCTATTGCAGACAGTGAGACTGGCCCTCTTGCCAGCCATATACCTTATGGAGAATGTGGCCATGGAAGAACTTATCaccaagcaaaggaaaagcaaagagattGTAGAAGAATCAATAAGATGCAAGTTAAAGATATTACAGAATGATGGGGTGGTCACTAGCTTGTGTGCCAGACCCCGTAAAACTGGccattcactttttcttttgggTGGCCAAACCTTTATGTGTGACAAGTTGTACCTGGTGGACCAAAAGGCAAAGGAGATCATTCCAAAGGCTGACATACCAAGTCCACGGAAAGAGTTTAGCGCTTGTGCCATAGGCTGCAAAGTGTATATCACTGGGGGACGAGGGTCAGAAAATGGAGTCTCCAAAGATGTATGGGTGTATGACACCCTTCATGAGGAGTGGTCGAAGGCCGCTCCCATGCTGGTTGCTAGGTTTGGGCATGGCTCTGCTGAACTTAAGCACTGTTTATATGTAGTAGGAGGACACACTGCAGCAACTGGTTGCCTTCCAGCTTCCCCTTCAGTATCCTTAAAACAAGTAGAACAATATGACCCCGTGACCAACAAATGGACCATGGTTGCCCCACTGCGAGAGGGAGTAAGCAATGCAGCTGTAGTCAGTGCAAAGCTTAAGCTGTTTGCTTTTGGAGGTACTAGTGTTAGCCATGACAAGCTGCCCAAAGTTCAGTGCTATGATCAATGTGAAAACAGATGGACAGTACCAGCcacctgcccccagccctggcgcTACACAGCTGCAGCTGTTCTGGGTAACCAGATTTTTATTATGGGTGGAGATACTGAATTCTCTGCATGCTCCGCTTATAAATTCAACAGTGAGACATACCAGTGGACTAAGGTGGGCGATGTGACCGCTAAGCGAATGAGCTGCCATGCAGTGGCATCTGGAAACAAATTGTACGTGGTTGGAGGCTACTTTGGCATTCAGAGGTGCAAAACGCTGGACTGCTACGATCCCACATTGGATGTATGGAACAGCATAACAACTGTGCCCTATTCGTTAATTCCCACAGCGTTTGTCAGCACATGGAAGCACCTCCCCTCATAA